From the genome of Acidimicrobiales bacterium, one region includes:
- a CDS encoding response regulator transcription factor has translation NRLSFSDLEMDLDTRDVWRSGRLIELTPTEYKLLLYLLANARRVLTREQILEHVWEYTFEGNASVLETYISYLRQKIDTTPPRLIHTVRGVGYSLRLPPGSSR, from the coding sequence GAACCGGTTGAGCTTCTCCGACCTGGAGATGGACCTCGACACCCGGGACGTGTGGCGGTCCGGACGCCTGATCGAGCTCACGCCCACCGAGTACAAGCTGCTCCTCTACCTGCTGGCCAACGCCCGGCGGGTTCTGACCCGCGAGCAGATCCTCGAGCACGTGTGGGAGTACACCTTCGAGGGGAACGCCAGCGTGCTCGAGACCTACATCAGCTACCTCCGCCAGAAGATCGACACCACGCCTCCACGCCTCATCCACACCGTGCGCGGGGTGGGATACAGCCTGCGGCTCCCTCCCGGCTCTAGCCGCTGA